The following are from one region of the Juglans regia cultivar Chandler chromosome 10, Walnut 2.0, whole genome shotgun sequence genome:
- the LOC108997859 gene encoding basic salivary proline-rich protein 3-like isoform X1 has protein sequence MSSRDKDQTTTHHQPFLSSLVVRPSVSDGAGGGGVDGGFGGRVSDYEPGEVRRDPPPYSRSDRYPDEPGYTIRAGSGSPVRHRDAGHRYSPNFNHSGGLPRSRVFGSGRDPGRYRDSSPPYGRGRGGGRPFGRAFDGPGLGPGTFRDEGMSRNNPNVRQREGDWICPDPLCGNLNFARREYCNSCKRLRHGPGGSPRRGYPGPPPPHAPPPRRFPGSPLERSPGRSMNGYRSPPPPRAWAREGPREFGAGGLPPPRHEGRFSDHHMRRDRLDYPENDYRGRNKFDRPMPMDWGHRDRGRNVFFNERKGFERRPPSPPPPPPAAPFRRWAHDVRGRSRSPIRGSPPPKDYHRDMYMDQGRGDRRAVGRDRIGDAY, from the exons ATGTCCTCGAGAGACAAGGACCAAACGACAACGCATCACCAGCCTTTCCTCAGCAGCCTCGTCGTCCGTCCCTCTGTCAGCGACGGCGCCGGAGGCGGTGGTGTCGACGGTGGTTTTGGAGGCCGTGTCAGCGATTACGAGCCTGGAGAGGTCCGCCGTGATCCTCCTCCGTACTCTCGCTCCGATCGATACCCCGATGAGCCTG GATATACAATTCGTGCAGGTTCTGGTTCTCCTGTACGCCACAGAGATGCAGGTCATCGTTACAGTCCTAATTTTAATCATTCAGGTGGTCTGCCACGCAGCCGGGTATTTGGCAGCGGGAGGGATCCTGGCAGATATAGAGACTCTTCACCGCCTTATGGCCGAGGAAGGGGTGGTGGTAGGCCATTTGGTAGGGCTTTTGATGGGCCTGGGCTTGGCCCTGGGACATTCAGAGATGAAGGCATGAGTAGAAATAATCCAAATGTGCGTCAAAGAGAAGGAGATTGGATTTGCCCAGATCCTTT GTGTGGGAACCTGAATTTTGCAAGGCGAGAGTATTGTAACAGCTGCAAAAGGCTTCGCCATGGGCCTGGGGGTAGTCCTCGGAGGGGCTATCCTGGCCCACCTCCTCCACATGCTCCTCCACCAAGACGCTTCCCTGGCTCTCCACTGGAGCGTTCTCCAGGCAGGAGCATGAATGGGTATAGGTCGCCGCCGCCTCCTCGTGCTTGGGCTAGGGAGGGCCCTAGGGAGTTTGGCGCTGGTGGTCTGCCACCTCCCAGGCACGAAGGTAGGTTTTCTGATCACCACATGCGGAGAGATAGACTGGACTATCCAGAAAATGACTACAGGGGAAGAAACAAGTTTGACAGGCCAATGCCAATGGACTGGGGCCATAGGGACCGAGGAAGGAATGTCTTTTTCAATGAAAGGAAAGGATTTGAGAGGAGGCCACCgtctccacctccacctccaccagcAGCACCATTTCGCCGCTGGGCTCATGATGTTAGAGGGAGGAGCCGCTCTCCAATAAGGGGCAGCCCGCCACCAAAAGACTATCACCGGGATATGTACATGGATCAAGGACGAGGTGATCGGCGTGCCGTGGGGCGAGACAGAATTGGAGATGCATATTAG
- the LOC108997859 gene encoding RNA-binding protein FUS-like isoform X2 gives MDHLFGKWQQAQISSELLTLSHIFAFCYIWQEDASSDGYTIRAGSGSPVRHRDAGHRYSPNFNHSGGLPRSRVFGSGRDPGRYRDSSPPYGRGRGGGRPFGRAFDGPGLGPGTFRDEGMSRNNPNVRQREGDWICPDPLCGNLNFARREYCNSCKRLRHGPGGSPRRGYPGPPPPHAPPPRRFPGSPLERSPGRSMNGYRSPPPPRAWAREGPREFGAGGLPPPRHEGRFSDHHMRRDRLDYPENDYRGRNKFDRPMPMDWGHRDRGRNVFFNERKGFERRPPSPPPPPPAAPFRRWAHDVRGRSRSPIRGSPPPKDYHRDMYMDQGRGDRRAVGRDRIGDAY, from the exons ATGGACCACTTGTTTGGGAAGTGGCAACAAGCGCAGATATCATCTGAACTTCTTACTCTTTCACATATTTTTGCTTTCTGCTACATATGGCAAGAAGATGCCTCAAGTGATG GATATACAATTCGTGCAGGTTCTGGTTCTCCTGTACGCCACAGAGATGCAGGTCATCGTTACAGTCCTAATTTTAATCATTCAGGTGGTCTGCCACGCAGCCGGGTATTTGGCAGCGGGAGGGATCCTGGCAGATATAGAGACTCTTCACCGCCTTATGGCCGAGGAAGGGGTGGTGGTAGGCCATTTGGTAGGGCTTTTGATGGGCCTGGGCTTGGCCCTGGGACATTCAGAGATGAAGGCATGAGTAGAAATAATCCAAATGTGCGTCAAAGAGAAGGAGATTGGATTTGCCCAGATCCTTT GTGTGGGAACCTGAATTTTGCAAGGCGAGAGTATTGTAACAGCTGCAAAAGGCTTCGCCATGGGCCTGGGGGTAGTCCTCGGAGGGGCTATCCTGGCCCACCTCCTCCACATGCTCCTCCACCAAGACGCTTCCCTGGCTCTCCACTGGAGCGTTCTCCAGGCAGGAGCATGAATGGGTATAGGTCGCCGCCGCCTCCTCGTGCTTGGGCTAGGGAGGGCCCTAGGGAGTTTGGCGCTGGTGGTCTGCCACCTCCCAGGCACGAAGGTAGGTTTTCTGATCACCACATGCGGAGAGATAGACTGGACTATCCAGAAAATGACTACAGGGGAAGAAACAAGTTTGACAGGCCAATGCCAATGGACTGGGGCCATAGGGACCGAGGAAGGAATGTCTTTTTCAATGAAAGGAAAGGATTTGAGAGGAGGCCACCgtctccacctccacctccaccagcAGCACCATTTCGCCGCTGGGCTCATGATGTTAGAGGGAGGAGCCGCTCTCCAATAAGGGGCAGCCCGCCACCAAAAGACTATCACCGGGATATGTACATGGATCAAGGACGAGGTGATCGGCGTGCCGTGGGGCGAGACAGAATTGGAGATGCATATTAG